The Bacteroidales bacterium genomic sequence CTGGTGGAAACTTCCGGAGCACTGAAACAACTGGCCGTCAGCCTGATGAAAATCGGCAACGACCTGCGCGTACTCGCTTCAGGCCCACGCAGCGGCATCGGCGAAATCCTGATCCCCGAAAATGAACCGGGTTCCTCCATCATGCCGGGCAAGGTTAACCCTACCCAGATCGAAGCCCTCACCATGGTATGCGCCCAGGTCATAGGCAACGACTCGGCCATTGCCGTCGGCGGCATGCTGGGCCATTTTGAACTGAACGTCTTTAAACCGCTCATGATTACCAACCTCCTCCATTCAGCCCGTCTGCTGGGCGACGCCTGCGTTTCATTTACCAGAAACTGCGCGGCCGGAATCGAACCTAACTACCCGGTTATACAAAAACATCTCGAAAATTCCCTTATGCTCGTCACAGCCCTGAACCCCCATATTGGTTACGAAAACGCCGCCAAAATTGCCAAAAAGGCACATAAGGAAGGAAAAACTCTCCGGCAGGCCGCCATTGAACTGGGCCTTGTAACCGATGAGCAGTTTACCCAGTGGGTCGACCCGAAAAAAATGGTCTGAACAATTCCTTTTTTCGTCGGAAAACTGCTTCACCGGCGCTGTAATTACCAAAGCAACAGCCGGTAATATGTTGGGCGACATTGTTTAGTGGCGATTTTACCCTATTTTTGCCGCGCACTTTCAGCTGAACATTATGCCTCAGGAAAAACTGTTTCAGGAATTCCCGCCAATCTCCACGGCCGAATGGGAAGAAATTATCCGGAGCGAACTCAAGGGCGCTGATTACGAAAAAAAACTGATCTGGAAAACCAGGGAAGGATTTAACGTAAAGCCATACTATCGTTCTGAAGATCTGGACGGCCTGACCTTTTACAGGTCGCTTCCCGGAGAATTTCCTTTTGTACGGGGTAATTCCCCTGAATACAAAGGATGGAAAATCCGCCAGAACATCTGGGTTGACAATCCGTCGGAAGCAAATGCCCGGGCCACAGCCCTGCTTTCAGGCGGTGTTGATTCCCTTTGTTTCTGTTTTTCGAAGGATGCCATAACCCGCTTCCTGAACCGCGAATCGTTCAGCCTCCTGCTCAGAAACCTTCCTCTTACCACCATCGAGCTTCATTTTGCGGTTCAGGACCGCACCCGGGACGCCCTTACCCTTCTCAAGGAATTTGCCCTGGATAACCACATTGACCATCGCGAAATTCATGGCACGTTCGATTTCAACGTCCTGGGCAACCTTACACTTACAGGAAAATTTTTCGAATCGGAGGCCGGCGACTGGTCAAGGCTCATCATGGCTGTCCAGAAGGCAGAGAAACATTTTCCGGGAGTGAAGACAATCGAAATTGACGGCAGTATTTTCCGCAATGCAGGTTCGCTCATAGTGCAGGAACTGGCTTTCAGCCTTTCGATGGCCTGCGAATACCTGTCCGTCCTCACCTCCAAAGGCGTAAGTGCCGGAGAAGTACTGCGAAACCTTCATTTCACGTTTTCCACCGGCCCTGTTTATTTTCTGGAGATAGCCAAGCTGAGGGCGGCCCGCATGCTCTGGGCGCTCATCAGCCGCGAATGGGATAAACCGTCAGGTTCGGGCGAACGAATGTACCTTCATTCCCGTTCGCTCCTCTGGAACAAAACGATTTACGACCCTTACGTCAACATGCTCCGGAACACCACCGAAGCCATGGCCGCCGTTATCGGCGGCTGTGATTCTCTCACCATCCTTCCGTTTGATGCATGCTACCGCACGCCCGATGATTTCTCCGAACGGATGGCCCGGAATGTACAGCTCATTCTGAAAGAAGAAGCATCGTTCGGAAAAGTTGCCGATCCCGCCGCCGGCTCCTGGTTTATTGAAAACCTTACCAGCCTTCTGGCCGAATCTGCCCTTGAGCTGTTCAAGGCAACGGAAGCGCGCGGAGGGTATCTGGCCTGCCTGAAGAGCGGTTTTATCCAGGATCAGATAGCCGAAGCGGCCGGCCAGTACACATCAGCCCTTTCAGCCCGTAAGGAAGTGCTGGTTGGCACAAACCAGTACCCCGACGCAGGGGAACAGGTGCTCAACACCATTTCTGAAGAAATTGCTTTTCCGCGGCCCAGGTCCAATCACTCCGCCGTAAGGCCTCTTCCTTCCTACCGCGCCGCAGAAGAATTTGAGAAGATGCGGCTGGCAACCGAGAAATCCGGTTCCCTGCCCGTGGTATTTCTGCTATCAACCGGCGACCTGGCCATGCGCCTTGCCCGGGCGAACTTTTCAGCCAACTTCTTCGCCGCCGCCGGCTTCCGTATTGTGAACAACGCCGCCTTCGACAATGTAAGGGATGGCATCGATGCCGCCCTGAAAGCTTCAGCCAGCATTATCGTGCTTTGCAGCAGTGATGAGGAATACGCCCGGCTTGCTCCCGGGGCTCAGGAATACCTTGCCTCTCTAACACCAGACCCGGCTAACCGCCCCCTGCTGGTTGTTGCCGGCGCTCCTCCCTGTATGGATGACCTGCGGGCCAAAGGAATCACCCGTTTTATACACGTCCGTTCCAATCTACTTGAAACCCTTATCCAGTTTCAATCCGAACTGGGAATCATTTAAATCTGAACGTATGCGACCTGATTTCAGCCATCTTTCCCTGAAAGGCATCGACACCGGATCACGCAACGCGCCTTCCGCACAGGCCCTCTGGAAAACACCGGAAAACATTGCGGTGAAAAGCCTCTATACCGAAAACGACATGGCACAACTCGAACACCTCGGATACGCCGCAGGACTTCCTCCCTTTCTCCGGGGCCCTTACGGAACAATGTACATTCTGAAACCATGGACCATACGACAGTATGCCGGTTTTTCAACCGCCGAGGAATCGAACGCCTTTTACCGGCGCAACCTGGCAGCCGGCCAGAAAGGCCTTTCCGTAGCATTCGACCTGGCTACCCACCGGGGATATGATTCCGACCACGAACGGGTTGTCGGCGATGTCGGAAAAGCCGGCGTGGCCATTGATTCGGTACTTGACATGAAAATTCTCTTCGACGGCATTCCCCTCGATAAAATTTCGGTTTCCATGACCATGAACGGAGCCGTGCTTCCCGTCATGGCATTCTACATTGTCACCGCACTCGAACAGGGAGTAAAACCCGAACAGCTCAGCGGCACCATCCAGAACGATATTCTCAAGGAATTTATGGTGCGCAATACCTACATCTATCCACCCGATGCCTCCATGCGGATTATTGCCGATATTTTCCGGTACACGTCGAAACACATGCCCAAATTCAATTCCATCAGCATCTCGGGGTATCATATGCAGGAAGCCGGGGCTACTGCCGACCTGGAACTGGCCTATACACTTGCTGACGGACTGGAATACATTCGTACCGGCCTTCAGGCAGGAATTGACATTGATGATTTTGCCCCGAGGCTTTCCTTCTTTTTTGCCATCGGGATGAACCATTTTATGGAAATTGCCAAGCTTCGTGCGGCCCGGCTCCTGTGGGCCAAAATTGTACGCGGGTTCAACCCGAAGAATCCCAGATCAATGGCTTTGCGTACCCACTGCCAGACCTCAGGCTGGAGCCTTACCGAGCAGGATCCCTACAACAACGTTGCCCGTACCTGTATTGAAGCCATGGCGGCCGCTCTTGGCCATACCCAGAGCCTCCACACCAACGCCCTTGACGAAGCCATTGCCCTGCCAACCGATTTTTCGGCCCGCATTGCCCGCAATACCCAGATTTACCTCCAGGAAGAAACCGGCATCACCCGGGTAGTCGACCCCTGGGGCGGTTCGTGGTACGTGGAATCACTGACCCATGAACTGGTGCACCGGGCCTGGAATCTGATTACCGAAATCGAAGAACTGGGCGGAATGGCAAAAGCCATTGAAGCCGGCATACCCAAAATGCGCATCGAGGAAGCCGCCGCCCGCCGGCAGGCCCGCATCGACTCAGGCCAGGACATCATTGTCGGCCTTAACAAATACCAGGCTCCTTCCCGGGAACCCATGTCCATACTCGAAGTGGACAACTCGGCCGTACTGGAAGCTCAGCTCCGCCGCCTGAAAAAACTTAAAGCCGAACGAAACCAGGCTGAGGTTGAACAGGCGCTGAACCAGATTACCCGCTGCATGGAAACCGGCGAAGGAAACCTGCTGGAACTCTCTGTTATAGCCGCACAAAAAATGGCCACATTGGGAGAAATCTCCATGGCAATTGAAAAAGTTACCGGTAGATACAAAGCCATGACCAAATCAGTTTCAGGGATCTATTCTTCGGAAGCCAGAGAAGATCCAAAATTCATCAAAGCACGTGAACTGACAGCCCTTTTTGCCGAAAAAGAAGGGCGCCAGCCCCGCATCCTGATTGCCAAAATGGGGCAGGACGGGCACGACCGCGGGGCGAGGGTCGTCGCTTCCGGCTATGCCGATATAGGATTCGATGTGGATATTGGCCCGCTCTTCCAGACGCCGGCCGAAACTGCCCGTCAGGCCGTTGAAAACGACGTCCATGTGGTGGGCGTCTCCAGCCTGGCCGGTGCCCACAAAACCCTGATACCGCAACTGATTGAAGAACTCAGGAAAGCCGGCCGCGAGGATATTCTTGTCGTTGCCGGCGGCGTCATCCCGGCTCAGGATTACCAGTACCTTTTCGATAAAGGCGTGGCGGCCATCTTTGGCCCGGGTACGCCCGTTTCAGAAGCCGCTGTCAAAATTCTCGAAATCCTTCTGAGCCATTTTGAGTAGCTGCCGGGGGAATGTTTCAAAACTTCGTTTTTCGACATCCCCGAAGAAAAATTTATAAATCAGGGTTAACCCCCCTGAAACAAAGTGAAAACAATCATTGGGGCACAGGGGGCATTTTATATACTTAATGTGGGTTTAGGAAATATTCATTACTTTTAATCCCGAAAATGCCTATGCAACAATTCGTCAGTCGCTTCGTCAATTTATAAACAACTTCATCATGGAAAACAATACGATTCAAAAAACCAGTGCAGGGCAGGGCCTCGGTATTGCCGGTCTGGTGCTGGGCA encodes the following:
- a CDS encoding methylmalonyl-CoA mutase small subunit, with product MPQEKLFQEFPPISTAEWEEIIRSELKGADYEKKLIWKTREGFNVKPYYRSEDLDGLTFYRSLPGEFPFVRGNSPEYKGWKIRQNIWVDNPSEANARATALLSGGVDSLCFCFSKDAITRFLNRESFSLLLRNLPLTTIELHFAVQDRTRDALTLLKEFALDNHIDHREIHGTFDFNVLGNLTLTGKFFESEAGDWSRLIMAVQKAEKHFPGVKTIEIDGSIFRNAGSLIVQELAFSLSMACEYLSVLTSKGVSAGEVLRNLHFTFSTGPVYFLEIAKLRAARMLWALISREWDKPSGSGERMYLHSRSLLWNKTIYDPYVNMLRNTTEAMAAVIGGCDSLTILPFDACYRTPDDFSERMARNVQLILKEEASFGKVADPAAGSWFIENLTSLLAESALELFKATEARGGYLACLKSGFIQDQIAEAAGQYTSALSARKEVLVGTNQYPDAGEQVLNTISEEIAFPRPRSNHSAVRPLPSYRAAEEFEKMRLATEKSGSLPVVFLLSTGDLAMRLARANFSANFFAAAGFRIVNNAAFDNVRDGIDAALKASASIIVLCSSDEEYARLAPGAQEYLASLTPDPANRPLLVVAGAPPCMDDLRAKGITRFIHVRSNLLETLIQFQSELGII
- the scpA gene encoding methylmalonyl-CoA mutase: MRPDFSHLSLKGIDTGSRNAPSAQALWKTPENIAVKSLYTENDMAQLEHLGYAAGLPPFLRGPYGTMYILKPWTIRQYAGFSTAEESNAFYRRNLAAGQKGLSVAFDLATHRGYDSDHERVVGDVGKAGVAIDSVLDMKILFDGIPLDKISVSMTMNGAVLPVMAFYIVTALEQGVKPEQLSGTIQNDILKEFMVRNTYIYPPDASMRIIADIFRYTSKHMPKFNSISISGYHMQEAGATADLELAYTLADGLEYIRTGLQAGIDIDDFAPRLSFFFAIGMNHFMEIAKLRAARLLWAKIVRGFNPKNPRSMALRTHCQTSGWSLTEQDPYNNVARTCIEAMAAALGHTQSLHTNALDEAIALPTDFSARIARNTQIYLQEETGITRVVDPWGGSWYVESLTHELVHRAWNLITEIEELGGMAKAIEAGIPKMRIEEAAARRQARIDSGQDIIVGLNKYQAPSREPMSILEVDNSAVLEAQLRRLKKLKAERNQAEVEQALNQITRCMETGEGNLLELSVIAAQKMATLGEISMAIEKVTGRYKAMTKSVSGIYSSEAREDPKFIKARELTALFAEKEGRQPRILIAKMGQDGHDRGARVVASGYADIGFDVDIGPLFQTPAETARQAVENDVHVVGVSSLAGAHKTLIPQLIEELRKAGREDILVVAGGVIPAQDYQYLFDKGVAAIFGPGTPVSEAAVKILEILLSHFE